A region from the Citrobacter telavivensis genome encodes:
- a CDS encoding ATP-binding protein: MMRLQREIIMANFKTRARTLDLLGRQQIAGIPTAINELLKNAHDAYADHVDIDYFRRKSLFIIRDDGVGMSRTDFENRWLTLGTESKVQHTNASLPPVDESKKFRHQMGEKGIGRLAIASIGKQVLIITKAKNTNEITAAFINWQIFELPGLNLDDIVVPTKTFQQIPDVDQVNSMKSELLDSVDILFSKDSLSEEKYLEIKETITSFSICPKTLSKKLIRFSAFDSNDSGGTIFIISPVDEILNSDIDGDGNDKEATKIEKMLMGFHNTMTISHPEPLLDIVFRDYRSNDDTYIDIIDKEHFFTSEDFEQADHHFHGFFDEYGQFKGNIRIYHDKNFEHIVNWTGNNLNLTSCGPFEINLAYVQGDRRHSIMANEDYARVTSKSDKFGGLYIYKDNIRILPYGDSDYDYLEIEKRRSKHAGSAFFSYRRMFGVISLSQNENFRLKEKAGREGFIEDQAYKHLRDILKNFFIQLAADFFRDDVKAGPKAEIWATKRNELLSSHKALEKREKQAKLKKAKFESALGYFFEHHSNGLIEQDVNNILTESEHKFHSVYSIKDPDIASQKIIDVESQTREEINAYKRSIIVPTPRGFLIRGELKEDYNTYLTTLQELEGTCFQPAIEKIDQLVDKAINDYQIKISKRKRLEQAVDFISVEARKVNAEKRKSTEQVVLDINKRVKELTSDLMIDLDNQIRIVKDKFKHISIESESDIDLVAKRNELAAEITNVSERNTNILDTIIRQLEGVYWEKDEDNNYITSELITEVLGEEVDALREKIHADVELSQLGLAVSIIHHEFNSTVRSIRTSLKDLKAWSDVNEDLEGVYKNIKINFEHLDGYLNLFTPLNRRLQRKREEIKLLEIKSFLIDLFKNRMDRHNISFKHTKGYSKGKLYGFRSSFYPVFVNVIDNAIYWLNESNSSDKTIRLHADDNGNVYISNNGPIVDYRDKDRIFSLGFSRKYNGRGMGLHISNEVLESIGYKLTLDEPREGSTVTFKISMVEK; encoded by the coding sequence ATAATGAGGCTTCAAAGAGAGATAATCATGGCAAATTTTAAGACAAGAGCTAGAACCTTAGACTTATTAGGCCGACAACAGATTGCGGGCATCCCTACGGCCATAAATGAGCTATTAAAAAATGCTCATGATGCTTATGCTGATCATGTTGATATAGATTATTTTCGTAGGAAAAGCCTTTTTATTATCAGAGATGATGGCGTAGGTATGTCAAGAACTGACTTTGAAAATAGATGGCTTACATTAGGTACTGAGTCGAAAGTTCAACATACAAACGCATCCCTTCCGCCAGTAGATGAATCTAAAAAATTTAGACATCAGATGGGGGAGAAAGGTATAGGTCGCCTTGCTATAGCCTCAATAGGTAAACAGGTATTAATAATAACTAAGGCTAAAAACACGAATGAGATAACGGCTGCATTTATTAATTGGCAAATATTTGAACTTCCTGGGTTAAATTTAGATGATATCGTTGTTCCGACCAAAACATTTCAACAAATTCCAGATGTCGACCAAGTAAACTCTATGAAGTCTGAGTTACTAGATTCAGTCGATATTTTATTCAGCAAAGATTCTTTAAGTGAAGAAAAATACTTAGAAATAAAAGAAACCATAACATCCTTTTCTATTTGCCCAAAAACGCTGAGTAAAAAATTAATTCGATTTAGCGCCTTTGATAGTAACGATTCAGGAGGTACGATCTTTATCATTTCTCCCGTTGATGAAATTCTGAATTCAGATATCGATGGTGATGGTAATGATAAAGAGGCTACAAAAATAGAAAAAATGTTGATGGGTTTTCATAATACAATGACGATATCTCATCCTGAACCTTTGTTAGATATCGTATTCAGAGATTATAGAAGTAATGATGATACTTATATTGATATTATTGACAAAGAGCACTTTTTCACTAGTGAGGATTTTGAACAAGCAGATCATCATTTTCATGGTTTTTTTGACGAATACGGGCAGTTTAAAGGTAACATAAGGATTTATCATGATAAAAACTTTGAACATATAGTCAATTGGACTGGAAATAACCTAAATCTAACCAGTTGTGGTCCTTTTGAAATAAACCTTGCTTATGTTCAGGGGGATAGAAGGCATTCAATAATGGCTAATGAAGATTATGCCCGAGTTACATCCAAATCTGATAAGTTCGGTGGTTTATATATTTATAAAGATAATATTAGAATTTTACCTTATGGTGATTCTGATTATGATTATCTTGAAATTGAAAAAAGACGATCTAAACATGCTGGTTCTGCTTTCTTTTCGTATAGGAGAATGTTTGGAGTTATAAGTCTTTCGCAAAACGAAAATTTTAGATTAAAAGAAAAGGCTGGGCGTGAAGGGTTTATTGAAGATCAGGCATACAAGCATCTGAGAGATATTCTTAAAAACTTCTTTATCCAACTGGCGGCTGATTTTTTCCGAGATGATGTAAAAGCGGGCCCAAAAGCAGAAATTTGGGCAACAAAAAGAAATGAATTACTTTCTTCTCACAAAGCATTAGAGAAACGAGAAAAGCAAGCTAAGCTAAAAAAAGCTAAATTTGAATCTGCTCTTGGCTATTTCTTTGAGCATCATTCAAATGGACTAATTGAACAAGATGTAAATAATATTCTGACAGAAAGTGAACATAAGTTTCACAGTGTATACTCAATTAAAGATCCTGACATAGCCAGTCAGAAAATAATTGATGTTGAATCCCAGACTAGAGAAGAGATTAATGCATATAAACGCTCTATTATTGTCCCAACCCCTAGGGGGTTTTTAATTAGAGGAGAGCTGAAAGAAGATTATAATACATATCTAACGACCTTGCAGGAGTTAGAGGGTACATGTTTTCAGCCAGCCATCGAAAAAATTGATCAATTAGTTGATAAAGCAATTAATGATTATCAAATAAAAATAAGCAAACGTAAGCGTTTAGAACAGGCGGTTGATTTTATTTCTGTTGAAGCAAGGAAAGTCAATGCTGAAAAAAGAAAAAGCACAGAACAAGTTGTTCTGGATATAAACAAAAGAGTTAAAGAGTTAACATCAGATTTAATGATTGATTTAGATAACCAAATCCGCATTGTAAAAGACAAATTTAAACACATATCTATAGAAAGTGAATCTGATATTGATTTAGTTGCTAAACGAAATGAATTAGCAGCAGAAATTACCAATGTCAGCGAAAGAAATACAAATATTTTAGATACTATCATCAGACAACTTGAGGGTGTTTATTGGGAGAAAGATGAAGATAATAATTATATAACCAGTGAACTAATAACCGAAGTGCTTGGTGAAGAAGTTGATGCTTTGAGAGAAAAAATTCATGCTGATGTTGAGTTGAGTCAGCTTGGTTTAGCTGTGAGTATCATTCATCATGAATTTAATAGTACTGTAAGATCGATAAGAACTAGTCTTAAAGATTTAAAGGCTTGGAGCGATGTCAATGAAGATCTTGAAGGTGTCTATAAGAATATTAAGATTAACTTCGAGCATTTAGATGGTTATCTCAATCTCTTTACCCCATTAAATAGAAGATTACAGAGGAAAAGAGAAGAAATTAAACTTCTTGAAATTAAATCATTCTTAATCGATTTGTTTAAAAATAGAATGGATAGGCATAATATTTCTTTCAAACATACAAAGGGATACTCAAAGGGTAAACTTTATGGTTTCCGCTCATCCTTTTATCCAGTTTTCGTAAACGTAATCGATAATGCAATTTATTGGCTAAATGAAAGTAATAGTAGCGACAAAACTATAAGATTACACGCCGATGATAACGGCAATGTCTATATATCTAATAATGGACCAATCGTTGATTATCGTGATAAAGACAGAATATTTAGCCTGGGTTTTTCAAGAAAATATAATGGTCGGGGAATGGGGTTGCATATCAGCAATGAAGTTCTGGAGTCGATAGGTTATAAATTGACGTTAGATGAACCAAGAGAGGGTTCAACTGTTACATTTAAAATTTCCATGGTGGAAAAATAA
- the dcm gene encoding DNA (cytosine-5-)-methyltransferase translates to MIAIDFFCGCGGASEGLRQAGFDVVLGIDVDQQASETYKANFPDADFIFDDIRNVTVERVANSIAFKSADGLLLSACAPCQPFSQQNKYKNKDDERICLLDETHRFVSRLLPEYILLENVPGIQKIDGSKESPFTRFISLLDKLNYHYVYFVANAEKYGVPQRRKRFVLLASLLGPISIPEPTHDIENSPVKTVREFIGEYPKLASGEVDKNDELHRSAILTELNLERIKNTPEGGDRRDWPTNLINTCHKDYTGHTDTYGRMSWDKPAPTLTTKCNSYSNGRFGHPDITQNRAISIREASRLQTFPKKYIFKGSFNSMAKQIGNAVPCELARQFGLHFIEHNEASKRDNHGKF, encoded by the coding sequence TTGATTGCAATAGATTTCTTTTGTGGATGTGGGGGAGCTAGCGAAGGGCTACGTCAGGCCGGTTTTGACGTTGTTCTTGGCATTGATGTAGATCAGCAGGCCTCAGAAACATACAAAGCTAACTTCCCTGATGCTGATTTCATCTTCGATGATATCAGAAATGTAACTGTTGAAAGGGTTGCGAACTCTATAGCATTCAAAAGTGCAGATGGTTTGCTTTTAAGTGCCTGCGCCCCTTGCCAACCTTTCTCACAGCAAAACAAATATAAAAACAAAGATGATGAAAGGATTTGCCTCCTAGACGAAACTCACCGCTTCGTTTCAAGACTTTTACCAGAATATATTTTATTAGAAAATGTTCCTGGTATACAGAAAATTGATGGTAGTAAAGAAAGTCCTTTCACAAGATTTATTTCTTTGCTTGATAAGCTAAACTACCACTATGTGTATTTTGTGGCAAATGCTGAAAAATATGGCGTGCCGCAAAGAAGAAAACGGTTTGTTCTTCTGGCTAGTTTGCTAGGACCAATATCAATACCAGAGCCAACTCATGATATAGAAAATTCACCTGTAAAAACAGTTAGAGAATTTATTGGTGAATATCCAAAACTTGCATCGGGAGAAGTCGATAAAAATGATGAACTACATCGTTCGGCGATCCTAACTGAGTTGAATTTAGAGAGAATAAAAAATACCCCAGAAGGAGGGGATCGCAGGGACTGGCCGACCAATTTAATCAACACTTGTCACAAAGATTATACTGGCCATACAGATACCTATGGCAGAATGTCATGGGATAAACCTGCTCCGACCTTGACAACAAAGTGCAATAGTTATTCGAATGGACGTTTTGGTCACCCAGATATAACACAAAATCGAGCTATAAGTATTAGAGAAGCTTCTCGACTACAAACATTTCCAAAAAAATATATATTTAAAGGTTCTTTTAATTCGATGGCGAAACAAATTGGAAATGCTGTCCCTTGTGAGTTAGCTCGACAATTTGGACTGCACTTCATTGAGCATAATGAGGCTTCAAAGAGAGATAATCATGGCAAATTTTAA